A region of Desulfobacterales bacterium DNA encodes the following proteins:
- the hrpB gene encoding ATP-dependent helicase HrpB: MLPIEPLLPDIKEAIAIAGRAVLQAPPGAGKTTLVPLALLEEPWLENKKIILLEPRRLAARAAANRMAELRNQQVGETVGYRTRLDSRVGARTRIEVITEGILTRMLQDDPALEETGLVIFDEFHERSLQADLGLALCLETRSILRPDLRLLIMSATISTEPIAELLGQAPVITSQGRSFPVTTHYLGAEPRLHPEQLTITTVLRALAKEEGSILVFLPGVGEIRRVAALLQEAGLPANVHLAPLYGNLTRPEQDRAIRPCPLASRKIVLATSIAETSLTIDGIRVVIDSGLMRVSRFDPNSGMSRLVTLPVSRAAADQRRGRAGRLGPGVCFRLWTRSTQIQLREQTGPEILTADLAPLALELARWGVGDPKSLAWLDPVPAGPFNQARELLTELGALDGQGRLTGQGRRMAQLAMHPRLARMVLAGKKQGLGSLACDLAALISERDIIQGNNDPDIRTRLEILADQRHPAAHDRGAKKRIIRTAARWRKQLQIARENSDPDRAGLLLSLAFPDRIGQKRPGRTGRFLLANGRGGIVPAASFLARADYLVAAALDGGKKEARIFLGAPVTRAELEEQWRDAISWRQIVAWDSRSRSVLARKQKKLGHLVLWDEPLAGNDDPGVINALISGIREMGLEVLPWTGELRSWQARVLLMRRLAPRAGWPDVSDNGLQATLGEWLAPYITGMRGCAHLARLDLKSALTSLLNRPQQKNLEKLAPTHLTVPSGSRIRLQYRPDETPVLAVRLQEMFGASDTPRIGGGQVQVLLHLLSPAGRPVQVTRDLAGFWKNTYPQVRKDLRARYARHYWPGDPLNAAPTSRAKPRKKR, translated from the coding sequence ATGCTGCCCATCGAACCGCTCCTGCCGGATATCAAAGAGGCCATTGCCATTGCCGGCCGGGCCGTGCTCCAGGCCCCGCCCGGGGCCGGCAAGACCACCCTGGTGCCCCTGGCCCTGTTGGAAGAACCATGGCTGGAGAATAAAAAGATCATCCTGCTCGAACCGCGGCGGCTGGCGGCCCGGGCCGCGGCCAACCGGATGGCCGAACTCCGCAACCAGCAGGTAGGCGAAACCGTGGGCTACCGCACCCGGCTGGACAGCAGGGTCGGTGCCCGGACCCGGATCGAGGTAATCACCGAGGGGATCCTCACCCGGATGCTCCAGGACGATCCGGCCCTGGAAGAGACGGGTCTGGTGATCTTTGACGAGTTTCACGAGCGCAGCCTGCAGGCCGACCTGGGCCTGGCCCTCTGTCTGGAGACCCGGTCGATCCTGCGGCCGGATCTCAGGCTGCTGATCATGTCCGCCACCATTAGCACGGAACCGATAGCCGAGCTGCTCGGCCAGGCACCGGTGATTACCAGCCAGGGCCGCTCCTTTCCAGTGACCACCCATTACCTTGGTGCTGAACCGCGCCTCCATCCGGAACAACTGACAATCACCACCGTGCTCCGGGCCCTGGCGAAAGAAGAGGGCTCCATCCTGGTCTTTCTGCCCGGGGTCGGCGAGATCCGCAGGGTGGCCGCGCTCCTGCAAGAGGCGGGCCTTCCGGCCAATGTCCACCTGGCCCCGCTTTACGGCAACCTTACCCGCCCTGAGCAGGACCGGGCGATCAGGCCCTGTCCTTTGGCAAGCCGCAAAATCGTCCTTGCCACCTCCATTGCCGAGACCAGCCTCACCATTGACGGGATCCGGGTGGTGATCGATTCCGGCCTGATGCGGGTTTCCCGCTTCGATCCGAACAGCGGGATGAGCCGCCTGGTAACCCTCCCCGTATCCCGGGCCGCGGCCGACCAGCGGCGCGGCCGGGCCGGCCGCCTGGGACCCGGGGTCTGCTTTCGATTGTGGACCAGGTCCACCCAGATCCAGTTGAGGGAACAAACCGGCCCGGAGATCCTGACCGCGGACCTGGCCCCCCTGGCCCTGGAACTGGCCCGGTGGGGGGTCGGTGATCCGAAATCACTGGCCTGGCTCGACCCGGTGCCGGCCGGCCCCTTTAATCAGGCAAGGGAACTGCTCACCGAACTGGGGGCCTTGGACGGTCAGGGCCGGCTCACCGGACAGGGCCGGAGGATGGCGCAACTGGCCATGCATCCCCGCCTGGCCCGGATGGTGCTGGCCGGCAAAAAACAGGGCCTGGGCAGCCTGGCCTGCGACCTGGCCGCGCTGATCAGCGAGCGGGACATCATCCAGGGGAACAATGACCCGGATATCCGGACCCGGCTGGAGATCCTGGCCGATCAACGCCACCCGGCAGCCCATGACCGGGGGGCGAAAAAACGGATAATCAGAACCGCGGCCAGGTGGCGCAAACAGCTTCAAATCGCGCGGGAAAACAGCGACCCGGACCGGGCCGGGCTGCTGCTCTCCCTTGCCTTTCCGGACCGGATCGGGCAAAAACGGCCGGGCCGGACGGGCCGGTTTCTCCTGGCCAACGGCCGCGGCGGCATTGTTCCGGCCGCCTCCTTCCTGGCCCGGGCCGACTATCTGGTGGCCGCGGCCCTGGACGGCGGAAAAAAAGAGGCCCGGATCTTTCTCGGCGCGCCGGTTACCCGGGCCGAGCTGGAGGAACAGTGGCGAGACGCGATCAGTTGGCGGCAAATTGTGGCCTGGGACAGCCGCAGCCGGTCGGTCTTGGCCCGAAAACAGAAAAAACTGGGCCATCTGGTCCTATGGGACGAACCGCTGGCAGGCAATGATGATCCCGGAGTTATCAATGCCCTGATCAGCGGCATCCGGGAGATGGGGCTGGAGGTATTGCCCTGGACCGGAGAACTGCGCTCCTGGCAGGCCCGGGTCCTGCTTATGCGCCGGCTTGCGCCGCGGGCCGGCTGGCCCGACGTCAGCGACAATGGGTTACAAGCCACGCTCGGGGAGTGGCTCGCTCCGTATATTACCGGGATGCGCGGCTGCGCCCACCTTGCCCGCCTTGATCTCAAGTCGGCCCTGACCAGCCTGCTGAACCGGCCGCAGCAAAAAAATCTTGAAAAACTGGCGCCCACCCATCTCACCGTACCCAGCGGCTCGCGGATCAGGCTGCAGTACCGGCCCGACGAGACGCCGGTACTGGCGGTGCGGCTCCAGGAGATGTTCGGGGCCAGCGATACACCGCGGATCGGCGGCGGCCAGGTCCAGGTCCTGCTCCACCTCCTCTCTCCGGCCGGCCGGCCGGTGCAGGTGACCCGGGACCTGGCCGGTTTCTGGAAAAACACCTACCCGCAAGTGCGCAAGGACCTGCGGGCCCGCTATGCCAGGCACTACTGGCCCGGGGACCCGCTCAACGCCGCACCGACCAGCAGGGCAAAACCGCGGAAGAAGCGATGA
- a CDS encoding cytochrome c family protein: MGFYCCKMVQGITVALCSVLFVVFLGPAVVLSGKPPRYVGSEACRDCHPAEYASFMTYAKKSRSFESIDKLKKGLTEAEIEKCYSCHTTGYGKPGGFVSPETTPNLKNAGCEVCHGPGSNHCASKDPADIKSVLTTGDCEGCHISERVKAFRYKPMIHGGAH; the protein is encoded by the coding sequence ATGGGTTTTTACTGCTGCAAAATGGTGCAGGGCATAACAGTGGCCCTGTGTTCTGTTCTCTTTGTGGTCTTTCTTGGTCCTGCTGTTGTCCTTTCCGGCAAACCGCCGCGCTATGTCGGCTCCGAGGCCTGTCGCGACTGCCATCCGGCCGAGTATGCCAGTTTCATGACCTATGCCAAGAAGAGCAGATCGTTCGAGAGTATCGACAAGCTGAAAAAGGGGCTGACCGAGGCAGAGATCGAGAAGTGCTACTCCTGCCACACCACCGGCTACGGCAAGCCGGGCGGTTTTGTCAGCCCCGAGACCACCCCGAACCTGAAGAACGCCGGCTGCGAGGTCTGTCACGGCCCGGGCAGCAACCATTGTGCCAGCAAGGATCCCGCTGATATCAAGAGCGTCCTGACCACCGGGGACTGCGAGGGATGCCATATCTCCGAACGGGTCAAGGCCTTTCGCTACAAACCGATGATTCACGGGGGGGCGCACTAG